The following proteins come from a genomic window of Mycobacterium sp. DL:
- the dapC gene encoding succinyldiaminopimelate transaminase, which translates to MRVSSSLPVFPWDTLADVTALARSHPDGIVDLSVGTPVDPVAPVIRDALAAASAAPGYPTTAGTPALREAAVKALARRYGITGLSENAVLPVIGTKELIAWLPTLMGLGPADTVVVPELAYPTYEVGALLAETMVERADSLLQLGPQQPALIYLNSPSNPTGKVLGVDHLRKVVQWARERGALVASDECYLGLGWDAAPVSVLHPDVCDGDHTGLLAVHSLSKTSSLAGYRAGFVAGDPAVVAELLAVRKHAGMMVPTPVQGAMVAALDDDAHEKVQRERYAHRRDALLPALRSAGFTVDHSEAGLYLWATRDEPCRDTVAWLAQRGMLVAPGEFYGPRGTRHVRVALTATDERIAAAVQRLADPAR; encoded by the coding sequence CTGCGCGTCTCGTCGTCGCTGCCGGTGTTCCCCTGGGACACTCTGGCCGATGTCACGGCGCTGGCACGGTCCCACCCCGACGGCATCGTCGACCTTTCGGTAGGAACGCCGGTCGACCCGGTGGCCCCGGTGATCCGGGACGCGCTGGCGGCCGCCAGCGCCGCTCCGGGTTACCCGACCACCGCAGGCACGCCAGCGCTGCGGGAGGCCGCCGTCAAGGCGCTGGCGCGTCGATACGGCATCACCGGGCTGTCCGAGAATGCTGTGCTACCGGTGATCGGCACCAAGGAACTGATCGCGTGGCTGCCGACACTGATGGGTCTGGGTCCCGCCGACACCGTTGTCGTCCCGGAGCTCGCCTACCCCACCTATGAGGTGGGCGCTTTGCTGGCGGAGACGATGGTGGAGCGGGCCGACTCGCTTCTCCAGCTCGGCCCGCAACAGCCTGCCCTGATCTACCTCAACTCGCCGAGCAATCCGACCGGCAAGGTTCTGGGTGTTGATCACCTTCGCAAAGTCGTCCAATGGGCTCGCGAACGCGGAGCGCTGGTCGCCTCCGACGAGTGCTACCTCGGGCTCGGCTGGGATGCGGCGCCGGTATCGGTGCTTCACCCGGACGTCTGCGACGGTGACCACACCGGGTTGCTGGCCGTGCATTCGCTGTCGAAGACCTCGTCGCTGGCCGGATACCGCGCGGGGTTCGTCGCCGGCGATCCCGCCGTCGTCGCCGAACTGCTGGCGGTGCGCAAGCACGCCGGGATGATGGTGCCGACGCCGGTGCAGGGGGCGATGGTCGCCGCGCTGGACGACGACGCCCACGAAAAGGTGCAGCGCGAGCGATATGCGCACCGGCGCGACGCCCTGCTGCCGGCGCTGCGGTCTGCCGGTTTCACCGTCGACCACTCCGAGGCCGGGCTATATCTGTGGGCGACCCGCGACGAACCGTGCCGCGACACCGTCGCCTGGCTGGCCCAGCGCGGGATGCTGGTAGCGCCCGGCGAGTTCTACGGGCCGCGGGGCACCCGCCATGTGCGGGTGGCCTTGACGGCCACCGACGAACGCATCGCTGCGGCCGTGCAACGCCTGGCGGATCCGGCGCGCTGA
- a CDS encoding NUDIX hydrolase, which produces MDSIQTVGSREVYRNNWLTLREDDIRRPDGSAGIYAVVDKPAYALVIPRDTDRFHLVEQFRYPLGLRRWEFPQGTAPGRADIDPAELAARELREETGLRAATMTELGLLDVAPGMSSQRGRVFLATGITEGPHEREHEEQDMRSAWFTRAEVEAMMRDGVITDAQSLAAWTLLLLSAG; this is translated from the coding sequence GTGGATTCGATCCAGACCGTGGGGTCGCGCGAGGTGTACCGGAACAATTGGCTGACCCTGAGAGAGGATGACATCCGCAGGCCCGACGGCAGCGCCGGGATCTACGCGGTCGTCGACAAGCCGGCCTACGCGCTGGTGATTCCCCGGGACACCGACCGGTTCCACCTCGTCGAACAGTTCCGCTACCCCCTGGGCCTGCGGCGCTGGGAGTTTCCACAGGGCACCGCACCCGGTCGGGCCGACATCGATCCGGCCGAACTCGCCGCGCGCGAACTCCGGGAAGAGACCGGATTGCGTGCTGCGACGATGACCGAACTCGGGCTGCTCGACGTCGCCCCCGGAATGAGCAGCCAGCGCGGGCGGGTCTTCCTCGCCACCGGGATCACCGAAGGTCCCCATGAGCGCGAGCACGAGGAACAGGACATGCGCAGCGCGTGGTTCACCCGCGCCGAAGTCGAGGCGATGATGCGCGACGGCGTCATCACCGACGCTCAGTCGCTCGCCGCGTGGACGTTGCTGTTGCTCTCCGCAGGCTGA
- a CDS encoding NADPH-dependent 2,4-dienoyl-CoA reductase — MTHPYPNLLSPLDLGFTTLRNRVVMGSMHTGLEDRARDTGRLAEYFAERARGGVGLIITGGYAPNRTGWLLPFAAQMVSGSDARRHRRITGGVHDAGGKILLQILHAGRYAFHPFSVSASSIKAPTNPFRPRALRDVTGTIDDFVRSAVLAREAGYDGVEIMGSEGYLLNQFLAPRTNRRTDAWGGSPGRRRRMPVEIVRRIREAVGRDFIICYRLSMADYVEDGQSWDEIVALATEVEAAGATIINTGIGWHEARIPTIVTSVPNSAFVDISNAVAQYVDIPVMASNRINMPQSAEQILADTDVSLISMARPLLADPDWVHKASADAADEINTCIACNQACLDHVFVHKTVSCLLNPRAGHETTLTLGPTRHTRRVAVVGAGPAGLATAVTAAQRGHRVTLFESRPEIGGQFDLARRIPGKEEFSETIRYFTRMLDKHGVDVRLNTRADVDALAGFDDIVLATGVAPRMPDIPGIDHPIVLSYAEAITGTPVGKSVAVVGAGGIGFDVSEFLTTDHSPTLNLKEWKAEWGVADPQEARGALTTPLPAPAAREVYLLQRTKGPQGRNLGKTTGWVHRASLRAKGVHQLSGVNYERIDGAGLHISFGSDHSDPRLLAVDSVVICAGQEPVRDLEDSLLARGITPHIIGGAAVAAELDAKRAIRQGTELAARL, encoded by the coding sequence ATGACCCACCCCTACCCAAACCTGTTGTCGCCGTTAGATCTCGGTTTCACCACGCTACGCAATCGGGTGGTGATGGGTTCGATGCACACCGGCCTCGAGGACCGCGCCCGTGACACCGGTCGACTGGCGGAATACTTCGCCGAACGCGCCCGGGGCGGTGTCGGACTGATCATCACCGGCGGTTACGCGCCGAACCGCACCGGTTGGCTGCTGCCGTTCGCTGCGCAGATGGTGTCGGGTTCGGACGCCCGCAGACACCGCCGAATCACCGGCGGCGTGCACGATGCCGGGGGCAAGATCCTTCTGCAGATACTGCATGCGGGCCGTTATGCGTTCCACCCGTTCTCGGTCAGCGCCTCGTCGATCAAGGCCCCCACCAACCCCTTCCGGCCGCGAGCACTGCGCGACGTCACGGGCACGATCGACGACTTCGTCCGCAGCGCGGTCCTCGCCCGCGAGGCGGGTTACGACGGCGTCGAGATCATGGGCAGCGAAGGCTATCTGCTCAACCAGTTCCTGGCGCCGCGCACGAACAGGCGGACCGACGCGTGGGGTGGCTCACCCGGGAGGCGCAGGCGGATGCCCGTGGAGATCGTGCGCCGCATCCGCGAGGCCGTCGGCCGCGACTTCATCATCTGCTACCGCCTGTCGATGGCCGACTACGTCGAGGACGGCCAGAGTTGGGACGAGATCGTCGCGCTGGCAACCGAAGTCGAAGCAGCCGGGGCGACGATCATCAACACCGGGATCGGCTGGCACGAGGCGCGGATCCCGACCATCGTGACCTCGGTGCCCAACAGCGCCTTCGTCGACATCAGCAACGCGGTCGCGCAGTACGTCGACATCCCGGTGATGGCGTCCAACCGGATCAACATGCCCCAGTCCGCCGAGCAGATCCTCGCCGACACCGACGTCAGCTTGATCTCGATGGCCCGACCGCTGCTGGCCGACCCCGACTGGGTGCACAAGGCGAGCGCGGATGCCGCTGACGAGATCAACACCTGCATCGCGTGCAACCAGGCCTGCCTGGACCACGTGTTCGTCCACAAGACCGTGTCGTGCCTGCTCAACCCGCGCGCGGGCCACGAGACGACGCTGACCCTCGGCCCGACCCGGCACACTCGACGGGTCGCGGTCGTCGGCGCCGGGCCCGCCGGACTGGCCACCGCCGTCACCGCTGCGCAGCGGGGACACCGGGTCACGCTGTTCGAGTCTCGACCCGAGATCGGGGGGCAATTCGATTTGGCCCGAAGGATTCCCGGCAAGGAGGAGTTCAGCGAGACCATCCGCTACTTCACCCGCATGCTCGACAAGCACGGCGTCGATGTGCGGCTCAACACCCGCGCCGACGTCGACGCGCTGGCCGGCTTCGACGACATCGTGTTGGCGACCGGCGTGGCACCGCGGATGCCCGACATCCCCGGTATCGACCACCCGATCGTGCTGTCCTATGCCGAGGCGATCACCGGCACACCCGTCGGCAAGAGCGTCGCGGTCGTGGGCGCGGGCGGCATCGGATTTGATGTCAGCGAGTTCCTGACCACCGATCACTCCCCCACCCTGAACCTCAAGGAGTGGAAGGCCGAGTGGGGCGTGGCCGATCCGCAAGAAGCCCGTGGTGCGTTGACGACACCGCTGCCCGCACCCGCGGCACGGGAGGTCTACCTGCTGCAACGCACCAAGGGCCCGCAGGGCCGCAACCTGGGCAAGACGACCGGCTGGGTGCATCGGGCCTCGTTGCGGGCCAAGGGTGTTCACCAACTCTCCGGCGTCAACTACGAGCGCATCGACGGCGCGGGGCTGCACATCAGCTTC
- a CDS encoding proline dehydrogenase family protein: protein MGMFERFARPVILAAGDRDGLRRTAERLPMTRDVVHRFVPGESITEVMNSVEPLRVSRRLVSIDYLGEDVTDADTAEATVEAYLQLLEALSGRGEAREDVRPLEVSLKLSALGQALPRDGEKIALENARAICERAQQSGIWVTVDAEDHTTTDSTLSIVRELRTDFQWVGTVLQAYLKRTQADCVEFAGGARIRLCKGAYDEPASVAYRDREAVTDSYLRCLGVLMAGSGYPMVASHDPEIIAAVPGMVRENGRGVDDFEYQMLYGIRDAEQRRLAEEGNHVRVYVPFGTQWYGYFVRRLAERPANLTFFLRALAERR, encoded by the coding sequence ATGGGCATGTTCGAGCGATTCGCCCGTCCGGTGATCCTCGCTGCGGGCGACCGCGACGGTCTGCGCCGGACCGCCGAGCGACTACCGATGACCCGCGACGTCGTCCATCGGTTCGTCCCCGGGGAGAGCATCACCGAGGTGATGAATTCAGTGGAGCCGCTGAGGGTTTCCCGCCGTCTGGTGTCGATCGACTACCTCGGTGAGGACGTCACCGACGCCGATACGGCCGAGGCCACCGTCGAGGCGTACCTGCAGCTGTTGGAAGCCCTGTCGGGCCGTGGCGAAGCGCGCGAGGATGTCCGGCCACTGGAGGTGTCGCTCAAGCTGTCCGCACTGGGCCAGGCGCTGCCACGCGACGGCGAGAAGATCGCGCTGGAGAATGCGCGAGCGATCTGCGAACGGGCCCAACAGTCGGGGATCTGGGTGACCGTCGACGCCGAAGACCACACCACCACCGACTCGACGCTGTCGATCGTGCGCGAACTACGCACCGACTTCCAGTGGGTGGGCACGGTGCTGCAGGCCTACCTCAAACGCACTCAGGCCGACTGTGTCGAGTTCGCCGGCGGCGCCCGGATCCGGTTGTGCAAAGGCGCTTACGACGAGCCGGCGTCGGTCGCCTACCGGGACCGTGAGGCGGTCACCGATTCCTACCTGCGGTGTCTGGGGGTGCTGATGGCCGGCAGCGGCTATCCGATGGTGGCGTCCCACGACCCCGAGATCATCGCCGCCGTACCGGGCATGGTTCGCGAGAACGGCCGCGGCGTCGACGATTTCGAGTACCAGATGCTCTACGGTATCCGCGACGCCGAGCAGCGCCGGCTTGCCGAGGAGGGCAATCACGTGCGCGTCTACGTGCCCTTCGGAACCCAGTGGTACGGCTACTTCGTCCGGCGGCTAGCCGAGCGTCCGGCCAACCTCACGTTCTTCCTGCGGGCGCTGGCCGAACGCCGCTGA
- the pruA gene encoding L-glutamate gamma-semialdehyde dehydrogenase, with protein sequence MDAITDVPLPLNEPIHEYAPGSPERTRLADALSSLAANPIDLPHVIGGEHRMGAGARVDVVQPHRHSATLGTLTNADHADAAAAVEAAVAAKAQWEATPFDERAAVFLRAADLLAGPWRERIAAATMLGQSKTAYQAEIDSPCELIDFWRFNVAFARQILAQQPVSSRGVWNRTDYRPLEGFVYAITPFNFTAIAGNLPTAPALMGNTVVWKPSPTQTFAAYLTMQLLEAAGLPAGVINLLTGDGKAVSDVVLADSRLAGIHFTGSTATFQHLWREVGTHIDRYDTYPRLVGETGGKDFVVAHASARPEVLRTALIRGAFDYQGQKCSAASRAFIPRSVWQQMGDDFLGATDALRFGDVTDLANYGGALIDERAFAKNVNAIERAKSAANVTIAAGGEYDDSEGYFVRPTVLLSDDPTDEAFSTEYFGPILAVHVYPDADYERILDVVDAGARYALTGAVIADDRAAVLHAAQRLRHAAGNFYVNDKPTGAVVGQQPFGGSRASGTNDKAGSAQNLLRWTSARSIKESFVPPTHHGYPHMES encoded by the coding sequence ATGGACGCCATCACCGACGTACCCCTGCCGCTGAACGAACCGATCCACGAATACGCGCCGGGATCACCGGAACGCACCCGCCTCGCCGACGCGCTGAGCAGTCTCGCGGCGAACCCGATCGACCTGCCCCACGTCATCGGTGGCGAGCACCGGATGGGCGCCGGTGCCCGAGTCGACGTGGTTCAGCCGCACCGACATTCGGCGACGCTGGGCACCCTGACCAACGCCGACCACGCCGACGCCGCCGCTGCCGTCGAGGCGGCCGTGGCAGCCAAGGCTCAGTGGGAGGCCACGCCGTTCGACGAACGCGCCGCGGTGTTCCTACGAGCTGCCGACCTGTTGGCGGGGCCGTGGCGGGAGCGCATCGCGGCCGCCACGATGCTGGGGCAGTCCAAGACCGCGTATCAGGCCGAGATCGACTCGCCGTGCGAACTCATCGACTTCTGGCGCTTCAACGTCGCGTTCGCCCGCCAGATCCTCGCCCAGCAGCCGGTCAGCTCGCGAGGGGTGTGGAATCGCACCGACTACCGCCCTCTGGAGGGCTTCGTCTACGCGATCACACCCTTCAACTTCACCGCCATCGCCGGGAACCTGCCCACCGCGCCGGCGCTGATGGGCAACACCGTGGTGTGGAAACCGTCACCCACGCAGACCTTCGCGGCGTACCTGACGATGCAGTTGCTCGAGGCGGCCGGCTTGCCCGCCGGGGTGATCAACCTGCTGACCGGGGACGGGAAGGCCGTCTCGGACGTGGTGCTGGCCGACAGCAGGCTGGCCGGTATCCACTTCACCGGTTCGACCGCGACCTTCCAGCATCTGTGGCGCGAGGTCGGCACCCACATCGACCGCTACGACACCTACCCCCGACTGGTTGGCGAGACCGGCGGCAAGGACTTCGTCGTCGCTCATGCGTCGGCCCGACCAGAGGTGTTGCGCACAGCCCTGATTCGCGGCGCGTTCGACTATCAGGGGCAGAAGTGTTCGGCCGCGTCGCGGGCGTTCATCCCGCGCTCGGTGTGGCAGCAGATGGGCGACGACTTCCTCGGCGCCACCGACGCGCTGCGGTTCGGCGACGTCACCGATCTCGCCAACTACGGCGGAGCACTGATCGACGAGCGGGCATTCGCCAAGAACGTCAACGCCATCGAGCGAGCGAAGAGCGCGGCGAATGTGACGATCGCAGCCGGTGGTGAATACGACGACAGCGAAGGCTATTTCGTCAGGCCCACAGTGTTGCTGTCCGACGATCCGACCGACGAGGCGTTCTCGACCGAGTACTTCGGTCCCATCCTGGCGGTGCACGTCTACCCCGACGCGGACTACGAGCGGATTCTCGACGTCGTCGACGCCGGGGCCCGATACGCCCTGACCGGTGCGGTGATCGCCGACGACCGCGCCGCGGTGCTGCACGCCGCCCAACGACTTCGGCACGCAGCAGGCAACTTCTACGTCAACGACAAGCCGACCGGCGCGGTGGTGGGACAACAGCCGTTCGGCGGTTCGCGCGCGTCGGGCACCAACGACAAGGCCGGTTCCGCGCAGAACCTGCTGCGCTGGACCTCGGCCCGGTCGATCAAGGAGTCGTTCGTGCCACCGACCCATCACGGCTACCCTCACATGGAGTCGTGA
- a CDS encoding PadR family transcriptional regulator produces MALPHAILVSLCEQSSSGYDLARRFDRSIGYFWAATHQQIYRTLRTMEDDGWVHVTEIAQHGRPDKKVYTASAAGRAELARWIAAPLVGRGGSVADSRTRDLAVKIRGAAHGDTGALRAQVVSLRSERAELLDVYREFEKSQFPDPSIVRGTDLHQYLVLRGGIRAEESAIEWLDEVATALEGPA; encoded by the coding sequence GTGGCACTTCCACACGCGATCCTGGTCTCGCTCTGCGAGCAGTCGAGTTCGGGCTATGACCTCGCCCGCCGTTTCGACCGCTCGATCGGCTACTTCTGGGCGGCCACCCATCAGCAGATCTACCGCACTCTGCGCACGATGGAGGACGACGGCTGGGTGCACGTCACCGAGATCGCCCAGCACGGCCGACCGGACAAGAAGGTCTACACCGCTTCGGCGGCCGGCCGCGCCGAACTGGCCCGCTGGATCGCCGCCCCCCTGGTCGGCCGGGGCGGATCGGTCGCCGACAGCCGAACACGTGACCTCGCGGTGAAGATCCGCGGGGCTGCACACGGCGACACCGGCGCCCTGCGCGCGCAGGTCGTCTCGCTGCGTTCCGAACGCGCCGAGTTGCTCGACGTCTACCGGGAATTCGAGAAGAGCCAGTTCCCGGATCCGAGCATCGTGCGGGGTACCGACCTTCACCAGTACCTGGTGCTTCGCGGCGGCATCCGCGCCGAGGAGAGCGCGATCGAGTGGCTCGACGAAGTGGCTACCGCCCTGGAAGGTCCCGCATGA
- a CDS encoding PucR family transcriptional regulator produces the protein MASTPGGLGFGQLLLALDRTMVTLVEAPRGLDMPVSSVALVDADDVRLGLSVGPGSADLFFLLGASDVEAVGWLEHHAGRPVAIFVKEPTPTAVARAVALGTAVVAVEPRARWEHLYRLVNYALDHHGDRNDPDRESGTDLFGLAQSIADRTRGMICIEDADSHMLAYSASSEEADELRRLTILGRTGPAEHLEWIGQWGIFDALRSGTEVVRVAERPELGLRPRLAVGVHLPRTDGRPTPRFAGTIWLQQGSSPLSEDAEQILRGGAVLAARIMSRLAAVPSQHAARVQQMLGLTGADTEDVVALARELGIPADARAALVGFRAHDGVVPPDVIALSASAFRADAQIASGGDRVYVLLPKITAAATVTSWARGVVAALGRELGLDVRAVTAAPLTGLAGAAAVRTEVDRVFDSAARHPSAIGQVTSLDEARTTVLLDEIVSHVAAEPRLVDPRVRELCEHEPMLATTLRAYLDGFGDVATIAGQLHVHPNTVRYRIRRIEKLLSTSLADPDERLVLALGLRANELA, from the coding sequence ATGGCGTCCACGCCGGGCGGTCTCGGGTTCGGGCAGTTGCTTCTCGCACTGGACCGCACGATGGTCACGCTGGTGGAGGCGCCGCGTGGGCTGGACATGCCGGTGAGTTCGGTGGCGCTCGTGGATGCCGACGACGTCCGGTTGGGCCTGTCGGTCGGCCCCGGTTCGGCTGATCTGTTCTTCCTGCTCGGGGCGTCCGACGTCGAGGCGGTGGGCTGGCTCGAACACCACGCGGGCCGGCCCGTCGCGATCTTCGTCAAGGAACCCACCCCCACTGCGGTGGCCCGGGCGGTCGCGCTGGGCACTGCCGTCGTCGCCGTCGAACCCAGGGCCCGCTGGGAGCACCTGTACCGCCTGGTGAACTACGCCCTGGACCATCACGGCGACCGCAACGACCCCGACCGCGAGTCCGGCACCGATCTGTTCGGCCTGGCGCAGTCGATCGCCGACCGCACGCGCGGCATGATCTGCATCGAGGACGCCGACAGCCACATGCTGGCCTACTCCGCCTCCAGCGAGGAAGCCGACGAGTTGAGGCGGCTGACCATCCTGGGCCGCACGGGACCGGCAGAGCATCTGGAGTGGATCGGGCAATGGGGGATCTTCGATGCGCTGCGGTCGGGCACCGAGGTGGTCCGCGTCGCCGAGCGCCCCGAGTTGGGCCTGCGGCCCCGGCTGGCCGTCGGCGTGCATCTGCCCCGCACCGATGGCCGCCCCACCCCGCGGTTCGCCGGAACCATCTGGCTCCAGCAGGGGTCGTCACCGCTGAGCGAGGACGCCGAGCAGATCCTGCGCGGCGGGGCGGTGTTGGCGGCCCGGATCATGTCCCGACTGGCCGCCGTGCCGTCACAGCACGCCGCCCGCGTGCAACAGATGCTCGGCCTGACAGGCGCAGACACCGAGGACGTCGTCGCCCTGGCCCGAGAGCTCGGCATTCCCGCCGACGCCCGCGCCGCCCTCGTCGGCTTCCGGGCGCACGACGGAGTCGTTCCGCCTGATGTGATCGCGTTGAGCGCCAGCGCTTTTCGGGCCGACGCCCAGATCGCCTCAGGTGGTGACCGCGTCTATGTGCTGCTGCCGAAGATCACCGCCGCGGCGACGGTCACGTCGTGGGCCCGCGGCGTGGTCGCCGCACTGGGCCGCGAACTCGGCCTCGACGTCCGCGCCGTGACGGCCGCACCGTTGACCGGACTCGCCGGCGCGGCCGCCGTACGCACGGAGGTCGACCGGGTGTTCGACAGCGCGGCCCGGCACCCCTCTGCGATCGGCCAGGTCACCTCCCTGGACGAGGCCCGCACCACGGTGCTGCTCGACGAGATCGTGTCCCACGTCGCGGCCGAACCCCGGTTGGTGGATCCGCGGGTGCGTGAGCTGTGTGAGCACGAGCCCATGCTGGCGACGACGCTGCGGGCCTACCTCGACGGTTTCGGTGACGTGGCCACCATCGCCGGGCAGCTACACGTGCACCCCAATACCGTGCGCTACCGCATCCGCCGGATCGAGAAGCTGCTGTCGACGTCGTTGGCCGACCCCGACGAGCGCCTGGTTCTCGCTCTGGGACTGCGCGCCAACGAGCTTGCCTGA
- a CDS encoding nucleobase:cation symporter-2 family protein: protein MATLTKILTQGRTGTRPVDEVPPLKRLLPLGIQHVLAMYAGAVAVPLIVGGAMVSAGQLEQSDIVHLIMADLFVAGIATIIQAVGFWRFGVRLPLMQGVTFAAVGPMITIGLNHGVTTIYGSVIACGLFMMVLAPVFGKLIRFFPPLVTGTIILIIGVSLMRVAAGWFGGGTATGADFGSPAAIGMGFFTLATILVIERFAPESLRRVSILLGLLIGTIVAIPFGMTNWSHMGDYSWIGIVTPFQFGLPTFEISSIIALLIVGIVIMTETTGDIVAVGEIVDEKITPQKLADGLRADGLGTVIGGVFNTFPYTAFAQNVGLVAITGVRTRHVATVAGIILVLLGLLPKMAAVVEGIPLPVLGGAGVALFGMVAASGIRTLTKVKFTNTNILVVAISVGVAMLTEAKLYYTDRSLSDSPVNVALDLYHQFPDWFQTIFHSGISAGAITAILLNLLLNSRIDDEQLGDLAAHDAPRGALPDPLDALRAADPSTSPEELEALARKRPELHTIIVTNPSTYVTTCDWIKEQGNPQVDQVYQKWDEVTEGRFSKRNRE, encoded by the coding sequence ATGGCGACATTGACCAAGATCCTGACCCAGGGCAGAACCGGCACGAGACCGGTCGACGAGGTTCCACCGCTGAAACGGCTGCTGCCGCTTGGTATCCAGCATGTGTTGGCCATGTACGCGGGCGCGGTGGCGGTCCCGCTGATCGTCGGCGGCGCCATGGTGAGCGCGGGGCAGTTGGAGCAATCCGACATCGTCCACCTGATCATGGCCGACCTGTTCGTGGCCGGCATCGCGACCATCATCCAGGCCGTCGGGTTCTGGCGGTTCGGTGTGCGACTGCCGCTGATGCAGGGCGTGACGTTCGCCGCGGTGGGGCCGATGATCACCATCGGCCTGAACCACGGCGTGACCACGATCTACGGTTCGGTGATCGCCTGCGGGCTGTTCATGATGGTGCTCGCCCCGGTGTTCGGCAAGCTGATCCGCTTCTTCCCGCCCCTGGTCACCGGCACGATCATCCTGATCATCGGGGTGTCGCTGATGCGGGTGGCCGCCGGGTGGTTCGGCGGCGGCACCGCCACCGGCGCGGACTTCGGTTCACCCGCGGCGATCGGCATGGGCTTCTTCACCCTCGCCACGATTCTTGTCATCGAGAGGTTCGCGCCCGAGAGCCTGCGCCGGGTGTCGATCCTGCTGGGACTGCTCATCGGAACGATCGTGGCGATTCCGTTCGGCATGACCAACTGGAGCCACATGGGTGACTACAGCTGGATCGGCATCGTCACGCCGTTCCAGTTCGGGTTGCCGACCTTCGAGATCAGCTCGATCATCGCGCTGCTCATCGTCGGGATCGTGATCATGACCGAGACGACCGGCGACATCGTGGCGGTCGGCGAGATCGTCGACGAGAAGATCACCCCGCAGAAGCTGGCCGACGGATTGCGCGCAGACGGACTGGGCACCGTCATCGGCGGGGTGTTCAACACCTTTCCCTACACGGCGTTCGCCCAGAATGTCGGGCTCGTCGCGATCACCGGGGTCCGCACCCGCCACGTCGCGACCGTCGCCGGCATCATCCTGGTGCTCCTCGGTCTGCTGCCCAAGATGGCCGCGGTGGTGGAGGGCATCCCGCTGCCGGTGCTCGGTGGCGCCGGCGTGGCGCTCTTCGGCATGGTCGCGGCCAGCGGCATCCGCACGCTGACCAAGGTCAAGTTCACCAACACCAACATCCTGGTCGTGGCGATCTCGGTCGGTGTGGCGATGCTGACCGAGGCCAAGCTGTACTACACCGACCGGTCGCTGTCGGATTCACCGGTGAATGTGGCGCTGGACCTGTACCACCAGTTCCCCGACTGGTTCCAGACGATCTTCCACTCCGGCATCTCGGCCGGCGCGATCACCGCCATCCTGCTGAACCTGTTGTTGAACAGTCGAATCGACGACGAGCAGCTGGGCGACCTGGCCGCCCACGACGCGCCCCGCGGAGCGCTGCCCGACCCGCTGGATGCCCTGCGGGCCGCCGATCCGTCGACCTCCCCCGAGGAATTGGAGGCCCTGGCCCGTAAGCGGCCCGAGTTGCACACGATCATCGTCACCAATCCGTCGACGTATGTGACGACGTGCGACTGGATCAAGGAGCAGGGCAACCCGCAGGTCGACCAGGTGTATCAGAAGTGGGACGAAGTGACCGAGGGCAGATTCTCGAAGCGCAACCGGGAGTAG
- the fdxA gene encoding ferredoxin, producing MTYTIAEPCVDVKDKACIEECPVDCIYEGARMLYIHPDECVDCGACEPVCPVEAIYYEDDVPDQWNVYTQYNADFFAELGSPGGASKVGQTDNDPQPVKDMPPQGED from the coding sequence GTGACGTACACGATCGCCGAACCCTGCGTCGACGTGAAAGACAAGGCGTGCATCGAGGAATGCCCTGTCGACTGCATCTACGAGGGTGCACGCATGCTGTATATCCACCCCGACGAGTGCGTCGACTGTGGTGCCTGCGAACCGGTCTGCCCGGTGGAGGCGATCTACTACGAGGACGACGTCCCCGACCAGTGGAACGTCTACACGCAGTACAACGCGGACTTCTTCGCCGAGCTCGGATCGCCCGGCGGCGCATCGAAGGTCGGCCAGACCGACAACGACCCGCAGCCGGTCAAGGACATGCCTCCGCAGGGTGAGGACTGA